In Rissa tridactyla isolate bRisTri1 chromosome 2, bRisTri1.patW.cur.20221130, whole genome shotgun sequence, a single window of DNA contains:
- the IL6 gene encoding interleukin-6, with translation MKFPQSCECDRDRAPPRRRRPPALRAAAAVLPLLLLLLLLLLPRAAAAPLPAADSSGEAELEEAAGRRAALPDSLRLARLLHARAAQLKEEMCEKFTVCENSMEMLAQNHLNLPKVTEEDGCLLAGFDEDKCLRKISSGLYTFQTYLEYVRETFTSEKGNVELLCYSTEHLARTIRQMVINPNEVIIPDPATQESLRAKLKSDKTWIEKITVHLILRDFTSFMEKTVRAVRYLKNTRSFSA, from the exons ATGAAGTTTCCCCAGAGCTGCGAATGCGACCGCGACcgagcccccccccgccgccgccgcccgccggccctccgcgccgccgccgccgtcctgccgctgctgctgctcctgctcctgctgctgctgccgcgggccgccgccgccccgctgcccgccgccgacTCCTCGGGGGAGGCCGAGCTGGAGgaagcggcggggcggcgggcggcgctgccCGACAGCCTGCGGCTGGCCCGGCTGCTGCACGCCCGGGCGGCCCAGCTGAAGGAGGAG ATGTGCGAGAAGTTCACCGTCTGCGAGAACAGCATGGAAATGCTCGCCCAGAACCACCTCAACCTCCCCAAGGTGACGGAGGAAGATGGGTGTCTGCTCGCCGGCTTCGATGAG GATAAATGCTTGAGGAAAATCTCCAGCGGGCTTTACACATTTCAGACATACCTTGAATACGTACGAGAAACTTTTACTAGCGAAAAGGGAAACGTGGAATTGCTGTGCTACAGTACAGAGCACCTGGCACGTACCATAAGACAGATG GTGATAAACCCCAATGAAGTGATCATCCCCGACCCAGCTACCCAGGAGTCGCTCCGCGCAAAGCTGAAGTCCGATAAGACCTGGATAGAGAAAATCACTGTCCACCTCATCCTCCGAGACTTTACTTCGTTTATGGAGAAAACCGTGAGGGCCGTTCGCTATTTGAAAAACACCAGGAGTTTCAGTGCCTGA